In Pseudophryne corroboree isolate aPseCor3 chromosome 3 unlocalized genomic scaffold, aPseCor3.hap2 SUPER_3_unloc_52, whole genome shotgun sequence, one DNA window encodes the following:
- the LOC134984418 gene encoding zinc finger protein 260-like yields the protein MAEDTEGEDETYVTDIKTGDIEEEEEMYVTDIKAEDIEGEEETYVTDIKAEDKEGEKETYVTVIMAEDTEGEEETYVTDMKPKDKEGEEDTYVTDMKTEDIEGEEETSVTDMRAEDTEGEEETYVTDMKPKDKEGEEDTYVTDMKTEDIEGEEDTYVTDMKTEDTEGEEETSVTDMRAEDTGGEEETYVRGDQQCKEEEIPIDISTDGHTSRNISERHLMLSPDCDIKDNDSIQDTPGDNPITPIIHPTLSADPSDPGKCSPDHSDIGASVTALRVDTEFRCSIDANCFTKNTKLINPQTGKAGERPFLCSECGKCFTYKSALVTHQRRHTGEKPFPCSKCGKCFTYKTTLDAHKRSHTSTSPFPCSKCGKYFAQISQRARHQRSHTSERPFPCPECWKWFAQKSDVVKHQISHTGERLFPCSECGKWFARKSDLVKHQRSHTGEKPFSCSECAKCYTLKAQLVIHQRSHTGEKPFPCSECGKWFAHKSDLVSHNRSHTVENPISCTECGKCFTRKSQLVTHQRSHTGERPFQCPECGKGFAQKSNLVRHQRSHTGEKPFPCSECGKCFAHKSDLVSHNRSHTVENPISCSECGKCFTRKCRLVIHQRSHTGEKPFPCSECGKCFALKSSLVRHHRSHTGEKLFSCTECGKCFTQKSHLVRHQQSHTCENPFPCTECGKCFTQKSQLVTHQRSHTGEKPF from the exons atggcagaagatacagagggagaagatgagacgtatgtgactgatataaagacaggagatatagaggaagaagaagagatgtatgtgactgatataaaggcagaagatatagagggagaagaagagacgtatgtgactgatataaaggcagaagataaagagggagaaaaagagacgtatgtgactgttataatggcagaagatacagagggagaagaagagacgtatgtgactgatatgaagccaaaagataaagagggagaagaagatacgtatgtgactgatatgaagacagaagatatagagggagaagaagagacgtctgtgactgatatgagggcagaagatacagagggagaagaagagacgtatgtgactgatatgaagccaaaagataaagagggagaagaagatacgtatgtgactgatatgaagacagaagatatagagggagaagaagatacgtatgtgactgatatgaagacagaagatacagagggagaagaagagacgtctgTGACTGATATGAGGGCAGAAGATAcagggggagaagaagagacgtatgtgaggggtgatcagcagtgtaaagaggaggagatccctatagatatcagcacag atggacacacaagcaggaatatctcagaaagacatctaatgttatccccggattgtgacataaaagataatgacagtatacaggatactccaggagataaccccattaccccaattatacatccaactctatcagctgatccctctgatcctgggaaatgttctcctgatcactctgatattggtgcatctgttacagctctgagagtagatacagagtttcgctgttctatagatgccaattgttttacaaagaacacaaagcttattaacccacagacaggtaaggcaggtgagaggccatttctatgttctgagtgtgggaaatgttttacatacaaatcagctcttgttacacatcagagaaggcacacaggtgagaagccatttccatgttctaagtgtgggaaatgttttacatacaaaacgactcttgatgcacataagagaagtcacacaagtacatcaccatttccatgttctaagtgtgggaaatattttgcacagataTCACAAcgtgctagacatcagagaagtcacacaagtgagaggccatttccatgtcctgagtgttggaaatggtttgcacagaaatcagatgttgttaaacatcagataagtcacacaggtgagaggctatttccatgttctgagtgtgggaaatggtttgcacggaaatcagatcttgttaaacatcagagaagtcacacaggtgagaagccattttcttgctctgagtgcgcaaAATGTTATACTCTGAaagcacaacttgttatacatcagagaagtcacacaggtgagaagccatttccatgttctgagtgtgggaaatggtttgcacacaaatcagatcttgttagtcataacagaagtcacacagtggagaatccaatttcttgcactgagtgtgggaaatgttttacacggaaatcacaacttgttacacatcagcgaagtcacacaggtgagaggccatttcaatgtcctgagtgtgggaaagggtttgcacagaaatcaaatcttgttagacatcagagaagtcacacaggtgagaagccatttccatgttctgaatgtgggaaatgttttgcacacaaatcagatcttgttagtcataacagaagtcacacagtggagaatccaatttcttgctctgagtgtgggaaatgttttacacggaaatgccgccttgttatacatcagagaagtcacacaggtgagaagccatttccatgttctgagtgtgggaaatgttttgcactcaaatcatctcttgttagacatcacagaagtcacacaggtgagaagctattttcttgtaccgagtgtgggaaatgttttacacagaaatcacatcttgttagacatcagcaaagtcacacatgtgagaatccatttccatgcactgagtgtgggaaatgttttacacagaaatcacaacttgttacacatcagagaagtcacacaggtgagaagccattttaa